Part of the Halodesulfovibrio aestuarii DSM 17919 = ATCC 29578 genome, GAAGTCACGAACGGTAACTTCTCTTCTAAGGAAGGACGCCCATACAATTTATATGTTGAGCAGCGTATTTCCGTTCAGGGTGGTGAAGGCGAGACTCTGGAAACAGCAACTGTGTCCGGCAGCACATCCGAACTGAAGGAAGCACGTCTCGGGCTGTCTATGGGAAAAAAAGTTACGCGTGCATTGATTCGTATTGAACAAGACACAGAAGCGTGGCAACTTACATTAAAAGCAGAAGATTTTTCTCTTGGCAGTCTCAAGACACCAAAAGTTGAAAAAGCTGATGCCAATGAGGAAGATGATGTTGACGGTCCTTTCCTCGAAAAAATATATCTGATCGAAAGTTGTCTGACACTGTTGGACGATACTTATAGAACATTCCTTGAGACACGTCTTTCCAACGACTGGAAAGAAACTGTTCAAAAAATAGGACAGTGGCTCAACAACTCGGAGTAATACCCCACTATGGAACATGCGCCTACGAGCGAGATAACGCCTTCAGTTATCCTACGCCGCGTCTTATACAGAGTTTGTAAGAAGATTGGCATGACCATGCTGATTCTCTTCGGCATTACGGTCATAAGCTTTTGGGTTATTCATCTTGCTCCCGGCTCTCCTACCGATTTACAGACGACATTGAACCCGCAGGTGGGTGCGGCAGCCCGCGCCCGCCTCGAACGTCTGTACGAACTGGATCAGCCTCTGCATGTTCAGTATTATAGGTGGGTCAAACGCATAGCGCGCTTTGATTTCGGTACATCCATGTCCGGTGACCATCGGCCGGTATGGGATAAAATAAAAGAACGAATGCCGCTTACCATAGGCATGAACGTTACCTCACTGATACTCACCCTGCTTTTTGCAATACCTATCGGGGTGGGAGCCGCCTACTATCAAGGGCAATGGTTCGACAAAGCGAGTACAGTCTTTGTCTTTATCGGATTTGCTATGCCCGGATTCTGGCTTGCACTTCTGCTGATGCTCTACTTCGGCATCTACCTGCAATGGCTCCCTATCTCCGGACTAACCTCGCTGGATTACCACAACTTATCTTTCTGGGGAAAAGCGGGAGACCTGGCGAAACATTTGGCGATGCCGATCTTCATTTATACATTTGGCAGCCTTGCCGGCATGTCTCGATTCATGCGTTCCTCAATGCTTGAAGTGTTACGACAGGATTTTATTCTTACCGCAAAAGCAAAGGGACTGCCGTTGCGCACTGTTATCTATAAACATGCTCTCCGAAACGCCCTGCTTCCGGTCATTACAATCCTCGGCCTTTCCATTCCAAGCCTTATCGGCGGATCAGTTATCATTGAATCAATTTTTGCGTTACCAGGACTTGGGCAGCTTTTCTATGCATCTGTTCTCGCACGAGACTATCCTATGATTATGGGGAACCTTGTGCTCGGAGCGGTACTCACACTCGCAGGCAACATGATAGCCGACCTTTGTTACGGCCTAGCTGACCCTCGAATCCGTAATACAGGAGGTAATGCATAATGCTTCCTGTCACCTCCCGTGCTTTTTGGAGCCAATATGGGATGCTCATAATCGGCCTCGTCATTGTGGGAACCATGACGCTAGCCGCCGTTTTTTCCCCGTTCCTTTCACCTTTTGATCCAGACGCACTAAACCTTGACTACATCCTTCAACCGCCTTCTCTTGGTCATCTTATGGGGACAGATGCTCTTGGACGCGATATTTTCTCACGAATGCTTCATGGAGCACGCATTTCTTTATGGGTTGGATTTGTGGCTGTCGGTATTTCGATTTCTATCGGGCTTATACTCGGACTTATTGCTGGATATTTCCGAGGCTGGGTAGATGAAATCATTATGCGTTTTGTTGATGTGATGCTCTGCTTCCCGTCATTCTTTCTTATCCTTTCTGTTATCGCCTTCCTTGAACCGAGTTTAGTCAATATTATGATAGTCATCGGACTTACTTCATGGATGGGAGTCGCCCGACTTGTACGGGCAGAAACATTAAGTCTGAGGGAAAGAGACTTTGTTGCTGCGTCGCGCCTTACCGGTGCATCATCCACCCGCATAATCATACAGCATATCCTGCCCAACGCTCTTGCACCGGTGCTTGTTTCCGCGACTCTCGGAGTAGCCGGAGCAATTCTCACAGAATCTGCACTCAGCTTTCTCGGACTCGGCGTTCAGCCACCGACAGCAAGTTGGGGCAACATGCTTCTGGAAGGAAAACAAGTGTTGGAAATTGCACCATGGCTCTCTATGTTCCCCGGTTGCGCTATTCTTATCACAGTGCTCGGCTACAATTTACTTGGTGAAAGCCTTCGCGATCTACTAGACCCACGTTTGAAGCGCTAGTCTAATTGCTACGAACTACTTCCCATGCATTGCCAAAGTATGCTGCTCTGTATAAGAATACTCGCACGAAAGCTTTTTAAAATTTTTTAATTAAATAATTACAGGCAATTAGAATGCTCGAACTTCTCCGAATCCGTCATCTTGCGTTAATTGACGATATGGAACTTGAGTTTTCCGGCAAGATGAATGTTCTCACCGGCGAAACAGGTGCCGGCAAAAGCTTTATCTTAAAGGCACTCAATTTTCTAACAGGCGAAAAAATGCGCGCAGATCTTGTACGCGCCGGTGAAGAAAAAGCACAGGTTGAAGCTATTTTTCTTATCAATGATGAAGAGTACATCATCCGAAGAGAGCTAGTGGCAGCAACAGGCCGAAGCCGACTGTACATCAACGACAAACTGAGCTCACAAGAAACTATTCGAACGCTAAAACCTAAATTGCTGGTCCATACAAGCCAGCACGGTCAGCAACAACTGTTACAGCCAGCCTTTCAGGAAAAACTATTAAATAGTTTTCTTCAACGTCCCGATCTTTTTGAAAAACGAAATACTGTTGTAAAAACGTTGCGTGACATTGCTGCTCAACAGGATGAGTTACGGGAACGCGCGCGCAATCTGGAAGATAAGCGCGATTTTCTGGAATTTCAGCAAAAAGAAATTGCAAAAGTAGCTCCAGTTACCGGAGAAGAAGAAGAGCTCGAAGCTAAAAAGCAGGAAACTCGTGAGCAAGGTCTGGTTCAAGAAGCTGTAGATCACACATTAGGACTGTTTTATACAGACAGCGGCGGCTTGGCTGAAATGATCAGCCGTCTTGAAAACAGTCTTGATGACGTTTGCCGCTATATCCCGGAGTACCAGCCAGATGTTGAACGCATTATGGAGTTCCGTCACTCACTGGGAGAAATTGAAAGCCGGCTGCGCAACCAGCCTATGAACAAACCGGACGAAGATTCCATTGAAGAAATAGAAGCCCGACTTTACGAACTTTCGCAACTTAAACGTAAGCTCAACCGCTCTCTTGATGAGATCGTAAACATGCAGGAAGAAATTGAAGAAAATCTGACTTTTCTAGATACCTGCAACCTTGATCTCATCCTTCTTGAAAAGCAGGAAGATGAAGCACGCACTACACTTCAAAATATTTTACAGCAAATTAATGAGCTGCGTGAAACAAAGGGCAGCGAACTTTGCCGTGCCATTGAGACTGAACTAAAGACTCTCGGCTTCTCTGAACATGTTCACGTGGAGTTTGATTTTACTCCCACCGAAATTTATCCGGAATGCTTTGAACATAAAGCACGTCTCATATGGGTGCCAAACCCTGGACAATCGCCGCAGCCGTTGGATAAAATTGCATCCGGCGGTGAACTTTCCCGATTCTTACTCGCTGTTGTCGGACTCATGAACAAAGATGAGACACCTACGCTTATTTTTGACGAGGTGGATGCAGGCATTGGCGGCATTACACTTAATTATGTTGCAGATGCACTGACCAAGCTTGCGGAACGTCAGCAAATGCTGTTGATTACTCACTGGCCGCAGCTTGCAGCGCGTGCAGAAAAGCACTTCCTCGTACATAAAGATGTCCGGAGCAGTGCAACATTCACAAGCTGCGACGCTCTGTCCGAAACCGGCATTCGCCATGAATATGAACGGATGGCTGGCGGCGGACAACAAGGTGAGGCTCTCGCCCACAAACTGTTAGGAACTGGATAAAAAAAGGGCTTCACATACTGCATGTGAAGCCCTTTTCTACTTTCTTTTTCCTAAGGCATGTTATTCGGGAAGAACCTATTCGCCGTTCTCGTCAGAAGTATCTTCGCCTAAGGCGTCCTCTTCCCGTAACTTCAGATTAATTTCCATTCGAGCCAAGTTAACATCATAGAGCCAGACTTTTACAACCTGCCCTAATGCAAACCTGCGTCCAGTCCGCTCGCCTATAAGCTCATTCCGCTCTGAAAGATACACATAGTAATCGTCATCAATGCTAGACAACCGCACCATGCCTTCTGCCATAACTTCTTCCAGCTCCGCCCAGAAACCAAATTCTGCAACGCCGGAAATAACGCCTGTGAATTCTGCACCAACCTGAGTCAACATGTATAACGCAGTGATGCGTTTCAGAATTTCGCGTTCTGCTTCCATTGCCACACGTTCACGCTTATTAAGATGTTCTCCGATAGCCTGAACTTTATCTACACCACGGATATGCTCATACCCTTTTACCTTCAGCGCATGTTTCAGTGCACGGTGTACAATAAGGTCCGCGTAACGGCGAATTGGAGACGTGAAATGACAATAGCAGTCCGAAGCAAGACCGAAGTGAGTCTGATGAATGGCAGTGTACTGCGCCTGCATCATGGTTCGCAGTGTAAGCCGATGAACGACAAACTCCTGCTCGGTTCCTTCTGCAATTTTTAATACGACTTGCAAGTTTTCCGGCGTCGGTTCCTTCGGGAATGACTCACCAAGTTCAGTACGATGCAGCATCTTGAACAGTCCAGACAACTTATCCAGCTCAGGAGCCGGATGAATACGATACAGGAACGGAACCTCAACCTCGGTAAGGAATCGTGCCACCGCCTCGTTTGCGGCAATCATAAATTCCTCAATCATCATATGCCCGAAATGACGAATCTTTCGATCAATAGCAATCGGAGCACCGGAAACATCAAAGGTTATTTGTGCTTCCGGAACATCAAAATCAAGACTTCCGCGATCACTTCGCTTCTGTTTCAATAGCCTTGCCAGTTCCTCAGCCCTTTCAAGCATCGGTAAAACAGGAGAAATAACTGCTCGTTCTTTTTCATCCTTATCCAGCAAGGCACGCTTTACCTGACCATAAGTCAATCGCGCTTTACTCTGGATTACTGCCGGATAAAATTTAGACTTACCATAGGTTCCGTCTGCATAGAAGTATGTCTCAGCAACCATCGCCAAACGAGGGACTCGTGGATTCAAGCTGCATAATCCATTTGACAGTTCCACAGGAAACATCGGCTCCACAGACTGCGGGAAGTAGTATGAGTTGGCACGCTGAACAGCCTCCTGATCCAGCACAGAATCTTCCTGCACATAGTGGCTTACATCAGCAATTGCTACCCACAAACGATAGCCGTCACGCTGCTCTTCGACGTACACAGCATCATCAAAGTCACGAGCCGTCGCCCCATCAATGGTGACAAAATCAAGATTGCGCAAATCAATACGATCAACAAAATCTTCTTCAGATGGAACAGCAGGCAAGCCCTTTGCAGCTTCTGTAACTTCATCGGGAAAACTCATTGGAATATCGTGATTTATTTTAACCAGACGTTCCTGCACATTACCGTCTTCCTCGTCGCCAAGGCTTTCAAGAATTTCAGCGGCCCATAATCCGGCTTCAAGCTGCTCACGAGGTTCAACCACCAGCAATTCATTTTTACGAGGACGACGTTCAAGGACATCGCCTGTAGCAAGAATTGAGAAGGTTAGACGGGAGTCTGTCGGACGACAAATATAGCCGCTCTTACCCATTTTCTTAATAACACGGCAGGTAATTGTAGCTCGGGCACGCTTCAAAATCCGGACGATGCGTCCTTCCTGATTTTTACCTCTACCCCCCGGTAACAACGCTACAACAACAGTGTCGCCATGCATTGCATTCCCAAAGGCAGACGGGGCTACAAAAATGTCAGCACGACGTTTATCATCCAGCAGGACAAAACCTACACCGGAACGCTGCACCTGCAATTTGCCTGTGAGTAGGTGAAGATTTTTTGTTAATCCCCATGCACCACCGCGCAAACGGATTATTTTTCCATCTTTTTCGAGATGTTCAATCATATCCTCAAGATCACGCCTCCATCGCTTGCTTAAATGCAAAAAGCGATAAAAGTCATTCATCTTTATCGGACGTTTCACTTCACGAAAAAGCTCAAGTATATCTTTAGGTGAAATCGGGCATTCGCCGGATTTCGGTTTTCTTTTTTTTACCATTCTCTATTCTTATCCCTTAAACAATTGTTACAGGAAGTTTTATACTATCCCACAATGTTACAGGTTATTGTCATATTATTTTTCATTTTTTAAGACGGGACGCGGTGCAGACGTTGCAACAGCCGATTTCTTCGTTATTTTCTTTCTAGTACCGGAAGCATCCCGCATGGCATTCCATTCTTCCTGCCACCAGTCAGCAAATAATTTCCCCGTGAACATGGAATCACCAAACTTTGTGCTCAAAGCAAACGTCCAAACTTCAACCCCTAAGACCTCCGGAACCTTCACGGCGTCTTTAGGTGTGCATAGCAATGGCAGCCCTACGTTCCCCATCTCCGCAATTTCTGCCTCAGTGTATGCGTGATGATCTGCAAAACGCTGATGTTTGTAAGGAGAGCGGCCCATAAATTTTTTAGCTGTTTCTTCAACCTGCGCAGGTTCCCCTACCCCATTAAACAGAATATAATTTTTTAATATGACAGTTTGATGCTTTTCTTTTGCTTTTTCAAAGGCTTCAATCGCTGCTGCACTTACCGGAACAAGCTGTTGCGGTACCAGAGAAAAGCTGAATACTGGCACACCGAACTGAGCAAGCCTATCTTTTATAACACTTTTTAGTGGAGCAAGCGAGTCAACTTTTATCAAAAAAGCATGTGCGCGAGACAACGCACTTTGATCTTCACGCCATGAACCTGCGGGGATCACTCTATCCCACTCAGTAGTCAAGTCTTCTGGTTTAAGCAGAACCAGATTCAAATCACGTTTCACTGCCAGATGCTGAAAGCCGTCATCAAGTACCAAAAGTTCCGGTCGAAACTTTTTTTCCGCCCACGCTCCTGAACGTCTCCGAACCGGATCGACAACAATACGAGCTTTGCGGTGTGCATTGGCAAGCATAACAGGCTCATCCCCTGCCTGCGCTGCAGTACTTTCCGGAGTAACAAGATACGGAGTTTTTGGCGGTGACGCCTTATAACCACGGGAAAGAACCACTGATGAATAATGATTACGCTCTGCCCATTCCAACAGCCAGCTGACAACTGGAGTTTTTCCAGTCCCCCCCCAGCTGATATTCCCTACAGCAACACAAGGCGCTTTGGGGGAAAACTGCTCTTTTGCTCCCGCTTCGTACTGTTTACGTCGATACGACATAGCAAAGGAATAAATTTTACTAATTGGATATAAAAGTGGGAACAATGCCCGCTGGATCGGCAGTGAAGACATAAACTCTCCTGAGAGCTTTCAGTTTCAATAAGTAATGGATTAGGTGTCGGAAAATATGTCTCATGAAAAAAAAGGAGAGCCGTTGCAGGCCCCCCTTATTTAATCGTCTATGTGCGAATTTCTTTAATTTTAGTCTCTAGCTGATCCAAACAAACGAAGCAACATCAGGAACAAGTTAATAAAGTCGAGGTACAAAGTTAGTGCACCAAGAATAGTACCACGACGAACTGCGGTAGCATCGTTAGCAGGCATAGTTTCACCCATTTCTGCGAGACGCTGCGTATCGTATGCGGTCAAACCGGTAAATACGATTACGCCGATTGCGCTAATAACCAGTTCCATCATGGTAGAGCCAATAAAGATGTTCACGACGGTCGCGATGATAATACCGAACAGCCCCATCATCATGAAGCTACCCATGCTTGTCAGGTCGCGCTTGGTTGTCATGCCATACAAGCTCATTGCACCGAACATACCAGCTGCGGTAAAGAATGCTGAAGAGATAGTACTTGCTGCGTACACAAGAAGAATTACAGACAGGGTTACACCATTAAGCGCACTATACAGTAGGAACAACCCAGTAGCTGCACCTGCGGAAAGTTTGGCAATACGGGCACTCAAATACATTACAAGTCCAAACTCAGCAATAATCAGTGCGAAAAAGCTGAACTGGCTGCCAAAAACAAGCTGTTGAACAGCAGGAGTAGTTGCAGTTAAAAATGCACAGACCGCAGTCACAAGAAGACCCAGCATCATCCAGCCATAGACGCCACGAAGATACACATTCACAAGTTCTGCACGGCGTACATTTGGCGCTGCTGCATTTCGTCCTAACATTCCATCCTCCGGAATTATTTATATTCAGTTGATACCATTTTTTTAATACGTAAAAAATAAGGTATCAAGCCCACTCCCGTATTGCAAGCCTATCAGTACAGTGATCTATTTTAAAATAAAAAAGCCCGATCAGAAGATCGGGCTTTCTATGGGCGTACGGTGTGGTTCGACTATAAACCACAAGAGCGAAGATCTTCGCCAAGGTATATACGTTCATTCTCACCGAGAACACCGAGAGCAAGAGCAACAATCGTCCATAAATGAACAACATGGTAGCCTGCTCCGTAGTGTTCGGAGAGATCATGAATCTGAGAGTGACAGTTATGACATGGTGCGATGACATACGGTGCACCAGTATTAACAAACTGCTCGTTTTTAATCTTACCGTAATGACGGCGCGCTTCGGGGTAGCCAGCCTGAAGAGACCCACCACCACCGCCGCAACAGTAGTTATTGGATTTATTAGGCCATGTATCAATAAAGTTCTCTTCACCGACACACGTTTTTATTACGTAGCGCAACTCGTCCGCTGCAACATCGCCGTAGCCTTTACGAACGAACTGACAAGGATCCTGTACGGTAAATTTGACGTTATTAACGTTCCAATCTGAATTAACTTTCAGAACGCCCTCTCGTATCCAACGGGCGTAGAGACGAATAACGGAAAGTACTTCAAATTTAGGCTTAATACCAAATTTTTCCAATCCAGTACGGAATGAATAAAGCTCATGACCACACTCGGTGTTGAGCCAATACTTGGCACCAAGGTCCTCTACAGCCTTAACTGTATTTCGAACAATTGTTTCCCAAGCTTCATCATCAGCTGCGAACATACAATAGTTCTCACCGGCCCAGCCTACAGAGCCGTAAGTCCAGTCGTCACCGGCGCCGATATTCATGATTTTCCAAAGAGGAACCATTTCTTCAGGCTCAGTTACCGGCTCACGAGAGTTCTGGTTGAGGAAGTAGGTTTTTCCGAATGCATCAAAAGGTACTTTGAGATCTTCCATACCTTCCTGTTCGGTCTGTACTTCTTCAAGAACGTCTTCAACTACAAACTTAAAGTCTTCAGAGGAAGCGCCCATTGCGCTGTGGCCAGGGTTACGTAAGGCCACGTCACAAGAGTCAACAATACCTTTCGGGCGGTCTTCACGTGGCCAGGCCTGACGAGCCTTGTACACGAGTTGCGGAATGTTAATCTGCATAGGGCAGACATACGTGCACCGTTGACACATGGTACACATCCATACCCAAGGGGTGGTGGTGATTTCTTCATCCATTCCAAGTGCGGCAAGACGCAAGAATTTGCGTGGATCCATATCCTCAAGCCCTGTTGCGGGACAGCCTGCAGAGCAGGCACCACAAGTAAGACACATGTTGAGGTTACCACCTTCCGGCAGTAATTGGGCTACACTTTCTATGAAAGAACCACCGCACTCCTTCTCAGGATGCTGCTTTGAATCTGACATATAAAAATACTCCTTAACCGCTTTGCGCTGCTCTTTGTGTTGCGTTTTTTTTTAACAAAGCGGCTGACGCTCTATTAAACTGGGTTAGCATTGGTGACAAGATAACAAACGCAAATTGCTTCACAATTAATTTTTCCTGCAAAGCACATACGTTTTCTATTGTCATTGCTCAATGGTCACAGACCCGCCTACATTTTTTACACCATTTAAAAATTAATAAAAAATGTATAAAACATACTTAACTAGGAGGTCTAATGGGCACTAACCCATAGTGGTTACACGCATTTTAAAAAGGCGCACCAACTATTTTGCATTATATTGCATGGCGGTTTTCCAACCTCATAGCAGTATTTTTGCGTTCCGTCATACTGATTATCGATGAAACCGGTTAACTTTGCATTTAATTGACATTGATGCGGCTTTATTGATATTTTGACCTTCAAATGAATTGTTCATACAATCAATATCCATGCGAAGATACTTTCAACAAATAACCTTTTATTTTCTGGGGTATTCTTGTATCTTCCACAACTAGAGACTTGACCACTCGCGAACTATGTTCTACCTCAGAATTTCGCCCGCCATGTCGGGCGCTTTTTCTTGTGAAGAAAAAACGGCCTCCTGTTAGCCGGAAAATGCAGGAAAGAATTTTTTAAGGGAAAAATGATGAGTAGTATTCCTATTTCAATTGAAGGCTTTGAAAAAGTTAAACAAGAGCTTGAGGCTCTAAAAAAAGAGCGCCCAGCAATCATTCAGGCTATTAAAGAAGCCCGTGAAGAAGGCGACCTGAGCGAAAACGCAGGGTACGATGCTGCACGTGAGCGTCAGGGTATGCTCGAAGCACGTATCTCCTACATCGAATCTCAGATGTCTCGCTACAACGTTATCGACCTTAAAACCCTCGGTGGCGATAAAGTAACTTTTGGCGCAACTGTAGAAATTGAAGATCTCGATACTGGCGAAGTAAAAAAATATACCCTGCTCGGACCAGATGAAGCTGACTATCAAAATGGCAGTATTTCTGCGCTTTCCCCTGTTGGCAGAGCAATGCTCGGCAAAGAAGAGGGCGACGAATTTGTTGTAAACGCACCTAAGGGACGTATCTCTTACGAAGTAGTTTCCATCGAGTTCAATCACTAAGCAGCACGGTAGCCCCACCGGGCACCACCGACGTTCTCTATCAAGAGAAAAAGCCATGCCTCATCACATAATTGCGTGATGAGGCATGGCTTTTTTTACGTCGAGAGAGTCAGACAGATTTACACTGCGTGACTTAGCTTTTTATCTAGGATTTCAAGGGCCTTTACGGCTTCAGCAAATTCTGGATTCACTTCTACAGCCTTAGCCAGCATGACCCGAGCTTTTTTATATTCTTTTATTTCAACAAGCACCCGCCCCATATTATAAAGCAAATGTTCATCCAATGCTGAAAGTTTTTGTGCTCTGCTATAGAATTGCAATGCCTGATCATACATTTTATTTTTACGAAGTTTGATACCAAAATCGTTAAACATATGTTTATGCTCTTCAGCAAAGGCCGCTTCCATTTCTACCAGCTTCGAAAAAACTTCCTGCCCTTTATCTATCTCGTTCCGTTCTAAATATGTTAGCCCAAGACCAAATGTCGCACGAACATTCTCCTCGTCCATATCCAGAACCTGAAGATATTCAACCTCAGCCCCATAGGGTTGTCCATTCACACGCAGACGGTCACCTCTGGCAATCCCCTGAGCAACCTTGCGCATAGCCGGATAAATATTTTCTTGGTAAAATGCCGGTTCAGGTAAGTACTCTGCCATAAGAGTCTCAAATGAAACTTTGTCGTACTTTTCAAATGGGATATGGTTCTTGTTCAGCTTCCATAAGATAATGTCTCCATTACCTTCCTGCTCTGCATATAACATTACAACGATTTTATTTGTCCGCTTCGTTGCACCAAAGCCCACCCGCACCAGTTTTTCAGCAGAAAACGCCCCCCGAATAGGCTGTTTCTGATGGCTACCATCCATATGCATCCCTCTAGCTAATCAAAAAAAGCTTACTACTGCCTACAAAAATAGAATAAATAATCCAAACAGTCTCGTTATGCCGTTACATAATCATGCTAACGGCCAGTTGTCATCCTTTTATGATACAATTTCCCGAATTGAAGCATCATGGAGGAACCATGTCCCCTTATCTATGTATCCACGGTCATTTTTACCAGCCCCCCCGCGAAGATCCATGGTTAGGCGAGATAATGCCTGAGGGCAGTGCTGCACCAATGCTTAACTGGAATGAACGTATCACACGGGAAAGTTACACTCCTCTTGCATTTGCTAAACGTCTTGATGGCAAGGGAAATATTATTGAACTGATAAACTGTTATGAATGGATCAATTTTAATGTAGGTCCTACCCTTATGCGGTGGATGGAAACAGCATTCCCTGACACCTACAAACGAATCATTGAAGCCGACAAAGCCAGCGTCCACAGATTTGGGCATGGCAACGCAATTGCGCAAAGTTACCATCATACCATTCTTCCACTGGCAAATAAACGGGACAAAGAACTCGAAATTCAATGGGCCATTCAAGACTTCACAAAGCGTTTTGAAAGAAAACCGGAAGGCATGTGGCTTGCAGAATGTGCAATTGATACAGCCACACTGGAGACTTTGGCCCGACATAATATAAAATTTACGATTCTTTCACCGCATCAGGCCCAGGCAATAGGGAATAACGGAGACTGGGAAACAATCAAAGACAGCGCTTTTGATACTTCCATGCCTTACCAGATAGCGTTGCCAAGCGGGAGAACCATTGCAGTATTTTTTTACGATGCTGAAATATCACAGGCGGTAGCATTTGAACGCCTTCTTTCTGACGGCGATAAGTTCTGGAACAAAATAAAGTCATCCTCAAGCAACGGCGTTCTTACAATCAGTACTGACGGTGAAACCTACGGTCACCACTTCAAATTCGGAGAAATGGCACTTGCCCATGTAATAGATAACGCCCGAGGCTCACGGGACGGCATAGAATTAATAAACCTTGCAGCATTCCTTGCCAGCAATCCACCGCAGCAGCAGGTTCGCCTGTATGAACCTTCTGCATGGAGTTGTGCGCACGGCATAGAACGCTGGCGGAGCAACTGCGGCTGTACAGACGGGGGACATCCTGACTGGCAGCAGGAGTGGCGGAAACCATTACGCGACGCAATGAATTTTATGAAAGAATGCGTTGATAATTTTTTTGATTTAAAAGCACACGAGTACTACAATTCACCGGAAGAAGCACTGCAAGCTTACGGCACCGTCCTTTCGGGACAAAAAAATCGTGATGAATTTATGTCCGAGTATACCCTCAAGGGACTTACAGAACAACAGAAGCATGAAGCCACCCTTCTTCTTTTCATGCAAGAACAAGCGCTGTCAGGCTTTGCAAGCTGTGCTTGGTTTTTTGATGAATTAACGCGCATTGAAC contains:
- a CDS encoding Bax inhibitor-1/YccA family protein, yielding MLGRNAAAPNVRRAELVNVYLRGVYGWMMLGLLVTAVCAFLTATTPAVQQLVFGSQFSFFALIIAEFGLVMYLSARIAKLSAGAATGLFLLYSALNGVTLSVILLVYAASTISSAFFTAAGMFGAMSLYGMTTKRDLTSMGSFMMMGLFGIIIATVVNIFIGSTMMELVISAIGVIVFTGLTAYDTQRLAEMGETMPANDATAVRRGTILGALTLYLDFINLFLMLLRLFGSARD
- the lpxK gene encoding tetraacyldisaccharide 4'-kinase, yielding MSSLPIQRALFPLLYPISKIYSFAMSYRRKQYEAGAKEQFSPKAPCVAVGNISWGGTGKTPVVSWLLEWAERNHYSSVVLSRGYKASPPKTPYLVTPESTAAQAGDEPVMLANAHRKARIVVDPVRRRSGAWAEKKFRPELLVLDDGFQHLAVKRDLNLVLLKPEDLTTEWDRVIPAGSWREDQSALSRAHAFLIKVDSLAPLKSVIKDRLAQFGVPVFSFSLVPQQLVPVSAAAIEAFEKAKEKHQTVILKNYILFNGVGEPAQVEETAKKFMGRSPYKHQRFADHHAYTEAEIAEMGNVGLPLLCTPKDAVKVPEVLGVEVWTFALSTKFGDSMFTGKLFADWWQEEWNAMRDASGTRKKITKKSAVATSAPRPVLKNEK
- a CDS encoding ABC transporter permease produces the protein MEHAPTSEITPSVILRRVLYRVCKKIGMTMLILFGITVISFWVIHLAPGSPTDLQTTLNPQVGAAARARLERLYELDQPLHVQYYRWVKRIARFDFGTSMSGDHRPVWDKIKERMPLTIGMNVTSLILTLLFAIPIGVGAAYYQGQWFDKASTVFVFIGFAMPGFWLALLLMLYFGIYLQWLPISGLTSLDYHNLSFWGKAGDLAKHLAMPIFIYTFGSLAGMSRFMRSSMLEVLRQDFILTAKAKGLPLRTVIYKHALRNALLPVITILGLSIPSLIGGSVIIESIFALPGLGQLFYASVLARDYPMIMGNLVLGAVLTLAGNMIADLCYGLADPRIRNTGGNA
- a CDS encoding DNA repair protein RecN: MLELLRIRHLALIDDMELEFSGKMNVLTGETGAGKSFILKALNFLTGEKMRADLVRAGEEKAQVEAIFLINDEEYIIRRELVAATGRSRLYINDKLSSQETIRTLKPKLLVHTSQHGQQQLLQPAFQEKLLNSFLQRPDLFEKRNTVVKTLRDIAAQQDELRERARNLEDKRDFLEFQQKEIAKVAPVTGEEEELEAKKQETREQGLVQEAVDHTLGLFYTDSGGLAEMISRLENSLDDVCRYIPEYQPDVERIMEFRHSLGEIESRLRNQPMNKPDEDSIEEIEARLYELSQLKRKLNRSLDEIVNMQEEIEENLTFLDTCNLDLILLEKQEDEARTTLQNILQQINELRETKGSELCRAIETELKTLGFSEHVHVEFDFTPTEIYPECFEHKARLIWVPNPGQSPQPLDKIASGGELSRFLLAVVGLMNKDETPTLIFDEVDAGIGGITLNYVADALTKLAERQQMLLITHWPQLAARAEKHFLVHKDVRSSATFTSCDALSETGIRHEYERMAGGGQQGEALAHKLLGTG
- the rnr gene encoding ribonuclease R; amino-acid sequence: MVKKRKPKSGECPISPKDILELFREVKRPIKMNDFYRFLHLSKRWRRDLEDMIEHLEKDGKIIRLRGGAWGLTKNLHLLTGKLQVQRSGVGFVLLDDKRRADIFVAPSAFGNAMHGDTVVVALLPGGRGKNQEGRIVRILKRARATITCRVIKKMGKSGYICRPTDSRLTFSILATGDVLERRPRKNELLVVEPREQLEAGLWAAEILESLGDEEDGNVQERLVKINHDIPMSFPDEVTEAAKGLPAVPSEEDFVDRIDLRNLDFVTIDGATARDFDDAVYVEEQRDGYRLWVAIADVSHYVQEDSVLDQEAVQRANSYYFPQSVEPMFPVELSNGLCSLNPRVPRLAMVAETYFYADGTYGKSKFYPAVIQSKARLTYGQVKRALLDKDEKERAVISPVLPMLERAEELARLLKQKRSDRGSLDFDVPEAQITFDVSGAPIAIDRKIRHFGHMMIEEFMIAANEAVARFLTEVEVPFLYRIHPAPELDKLSGLFKMLHRTELGESFPKEPTPENLQVVLKIAEGTEQEFVVHRLTLRTMMQAQYTAIHQTHFGLASDCYCHFTSPIRRYADLIVHRALKHALKVKGYEHIRGVDKVQAIGEHLNKRERVAMEAEREILKRITALYMLTQVGAEFTGVISGVAEFGFWAELEEVMAEGMVRLSSIDDDYYVYLSERNELIGERTGRRFALGQVVKVWLYDVNLARMEINLKLREEDALGEDTSDENGE
- a CDS encoding ABC transporter permease — encoded protein: MLPVTSRAFWSQYGMLIIGLVIVGTMTLAAVFSPFLSPFDPDALNLDYILQPPSLGHLMGTDALGRDIFSRMLHGARISLWVGFVAVGISISIGLILGLIAGYFRGWVDEIIMRFVDVMLCFPSFFLILSVIAFLEPSLVNIMIVIGLTSWMGVARLVRAETLSLRERDFVAASRLTGASSTRIIIQHILPNALAPVLVSATLGVAGAILTESALSFLGLGVQPPTASWGNMLLEGKQVLEIAPWLSMFPGCAILITVLGYNLLGESLRDLLDPRLKR